The DNA window GGATATCCTTCCGATACGTCTCTTCCGGCGAGGCGGCCACGGGCGCCGCCAGCAGCACCAGTCCCGGCCACAGCTTGAGCATCATGGAACCTACTTCATTAATTGCCGATCCTGTCGCAAAAATCCGCATGCACGAACCGGCTTGCCTGAATCACGGCGTGATCCGGTAGGTGTCGGACTTGGCGTAGAGTGAGATCGAATGATGGTCTTTCTTGAATTGCTGGGCAGTCTCCTCGGTGATCGCGGTGTCCATCAGCGTAAGCCGCCTCAACTTCGGAAGTTCGCCGAGCATCGGGAAGCTCTGGTCGGTCATCCCGACTCCCCAAAGCTCGAGACTCACGAGGTTCTCGAGCTTGGACAGCTGCGAAAGCCCGGCGTCGCTGATCGTCATGGATCCGGCGCCTTCCGCGGCTTTGGCGCCGGCGTCCGGCGTCGGTGCCTCGCCCGCTTCGCCTTCCGGCTTGGCGGCGCCCGGCTCGATCCGGGCTCCGATCGTGAGCTCCATCAATCCGGTCAGCCCGGCGACCGTCCGCATCCCCTCATCCGAAATCTCGCCACCGCCGACGTGCAGCACCTTCAGATCGGTCAGCCCCTCGAGCAGTTTGAGGTCGGCATCGGTCGTGGGGGTCGTGCTGAAGTTCACGGTGAGCGGGTCCTGTGTCACGACCGCCTTGGCTTGGGTCAGTTTGGCGAGCTTCTGCTTCTGGGCGGACTCTTCCGCCATCGCAGCCTCTTCCGCCTTCGCTGCCGCGTCCGCTGCGGCGGTCGCCCGGCGTTCCTTCGCCTTGTTGTTCGCCTGGTAAACGAAGATGCCCGCTCCGCCGCCGAGCACGACGACCACCGCGAGGATGGCGATGATCGGGCCGGACGATGACGGCTGGGCAACCTTGATCCCGGGCTTGGGCATCGTGCCCGGCTGGGTGGCACCGCCGGGCGTGACCATGCCTGTGACCGCTCCGCGTGGCGGCGCCGGGGGTGCCGGCGGAGGAAGGGGCGCGCGGGATGGCGCGATGTCGAATACGGCCGACAGCGGCACCCACTCCTCTCCGTCCTCGGGCATGACCATGGTGTCGGCCGTCAGTTGGCCGGACTGCAGCATGCTTCCGATTTCCTCGACGGGAAATGGTCCCTGCGTTTCTTCGCCGATCGCGACCCAGTAGTTCATGTTCCGAGACTGCCAAATCGCCCGCTTTCCGGGAAAGCCTATTCCCGTTGCCCAAATCGCCGGATGGCTTGCCAAGGTCGGGCCGCTGGGATTGGAGTGGATCATGCAATACCTCGCGATCCTCGCGTTTGCCGTGCTGGGCCTTGTTTCGTGCTCCACGCTTCCGGGAAACCAGACCGCACTGATCCGTTCGCCCGAGGTCGTCTCGCTCGCCCGGGAGGAGTTCGGCTACAAGCCGCTCGACCGTATTGAGATCGCCTACGCCACGGATCGCGAGAAACCCGCTGGCGGCGGCACGTCCGGCGACTACGAAGACCAGCGCGGCCTGCGGGTGTGGCTGGGCTTCGCGGACCTCGAGGTGAAGAACCGCGAGAAGTCCGGCCGGATCCAGCTCAACCAGGTTCGCGAATCCGGGGTGCTCCATGCGTCGGTCGGCGCGTGGGACCTGCCGGCTTCGAAGGAGGAAATGGCGGGCGAAGCCGAGTTCTTCCGCCATCTGAACCGCAAGCTCGATGCGACGAAAAAGGGCGACCTCGTCATCTACATTTCGGGCTTCCGCATGCCCTTTTCCGACCCGCTGCTGGTGTCCGGACAGTTCTCTTCTCTGGCGGCGGACAACGTCGTCTTCATGGGCTACAGCTGGCCGACCACTCCCACGCTGACCTCCTACTTCCGCGACATCGAGACGGCCGAGTATTCGTCCCGCAACCTCCGCCTGCTGCTCAGGCAGCTCGCGGCCAAGAGCAGTGCCCGCAGAATCCACATCTTCGCCTACAGCGCCGGCACCCGGCTGGCGGCCCGCACGCTGCAGGAGATCAATCTCGAAACCCGCAGCGACTCGGCCGCACGGCAACGCTACCGGTTGGGCCAGGTAGCGCTGGTTTCCTCCGACATGGACCGCCAGCTCTTCGGGTCTTTCCTCGCCGACGACATCACGCGCGCCTGCGAGCGGTTGCTGGTGTACCGCTCCGGGAAAGATGGCATCCTCGGGCTGTCCGGCTGGTTGTTCAGCCGGGGCCGGCTCGGCCATGTGCCGAAAGACGAAGCCTATCCGCCGCACCGCCGGGATTACCTCCGGAAACTCGACAAGCTCGACGTGGTGGATGTCAGCGATGCGCCATTCGCGGGATCGTACGGGGGCCACTTCTACTTCTTCCAGAGCCCTTGGGTGAGTAGCGACCTGTTGCTGAGCTTTGTCTCCGACCTGAGACCCGGCAGTCGCGGGCTGGTGCGCGATGACCAGAGCTTCGCGTGGAAGTTTCCCGCCGACTATCCGGAGCGCCTCGAGGCTATCGCCCGGGAGCGCAAAAAGCGGTAGCGGTGGCGCGGATCGGAGATTGGATTGACTCGGAATGCGAATCGCCCGTTAGATCAGTGGAGCAAAGCATTGGCCATGTCCGAGAACTCGTCCACTTCCGGCAACGAACCAACCTGCCGGCTCATTTACAAGAGCCAGACTTCGTGGGATCTGTTGTCCAACGAGACGCTGCTCGAGCTCGCGAAAACCAGTGCCGAGCGAAACGATGCCAGGGGGATCACCGGCCTGCTGCTACTTTCGGGCGAATCGTTCCTCCAGGTGCTGGAAGGCCCCTCCGGCGAGGTCAACGACCTCTACCTGCGCATTTCGCGCGACGACCGCCATGGTAAGCTCCGGCTGCTGATCTTCGAGCCGATCGTTCGCCGGACCTTCGAAGACTGGGCGATGCACGTTGTGGATCTCGACGAGCTGCCGATGGCGCAGCGCGATTTCCTGAGGGCGAAGTATCCGGTCGAGGATGACTCGATCACGATTCCCGACGACGACCGGCTGGCCATCGCGCTGTTGCTCGACGCGCGGCAGCTCACGCTTTCCGAGACCGACCGGTCTTCGAGTTAGTTCGGAGCCGCGGCGGACGTATGGGAGGCGATCCTCATGACCGTCCGACCGATTGCCTTCGCCTCCATCCTTGCCGCCGCGCTGCCGTATTCGGCCACCGCTGACGAGCGGCCACCGAACGTCATCGTCATCCTCGCCGACGATCTCGGTTGCCGTGACCTGAAGCTTTACGACGGCTGGATCGAGACCCCGCGGATCGAGCGGATGGCGAAGGAAGGCATGACGTTCACCGACTTCCACGCGAACTCGTCAGTCTGCAGCCCGACACGCACCGCCTTTCTTACTGGCCGCTATCAACAGCGCGCCGGCATCGTCGATGTGATCGTCGGCGACAAGGAGCCGGACCAGGGGATCCCGGCATCGACGCCAACCTTGGCGAAGGTTTTCCAGAAGAACGGCTACGCGACCGCGCTCTTCGGCAAGTGGCACTGCGGATTTCAGGACCAGTACAATCCCGTCCACCACGGCTTCGATGAGTTCGTCGGCCTGCTGAACGGAGCGGGTGACTTCCACCAGCACGGGAGCTGGCGGGTCGGACTCGAGAAGCGGAATGTCGAGGGCTACTCAACCGACATCATCACCGACCGGAGCGTCGACTTCATCCGTCGCCAGAAGGATAAACCTTTCTTCCTCTACGTCTCGCACCAGACGCCCCACAACCCGTATCAGACCCGTGCCGACGTGCCGGAGAAGCGCGACAAGGATTGGA is part of the Haloferula helveola genome and encodes:
- a CDS encoding DUF4339 domain-containing protein — encoded protein: MNYWVAIGEETQGPFPVEEIGSMLQSGQLTADTMVMPEDGEEWVPLSAVFDIAPSRAPLPPPAPPAPPRGAVTGMVTPGGATQPGTMPKPGIKVAQPSSSGPIIAILAVVVVLGGGAGIFVYQANNKAKERRATAAADAAAKAEEAAMAEESAQKQKLAKLTQAKAVVTQDPLTVNFSTTPTTDADLKLLEGLTDLKVLHVGGGEISDEGMRTVAGLTGLMELTIGARIEPGAAKPEGEAGEAPTPDAGAKAAEGAGSMTISDAGLSQLSKLENLVSLELWGVGMTDQSFPMLGELPKLRRLTLMDTAITEETAQQFKKDHHSISLYAKSDTYRITP
- a CDS encoding BLUF domain-containing protein, with the protein product MSENSSTSGNEPTCRLIYKSQTSWDLLSNETLLELAKTSAERNDARGITGLLLLSGESFLQVLEGPSGEVNDLYLRISRDDRHGKLRLLIFEPIVRRTFEDWAMHVVDLDELPMAQRDFLRAKYPVEDDSITIPDDDRLAIALLLDARQLTLSETDRSSS
- a CDS encoding sulfatase, producing the protein MTVRPIAFASILAAALPYSATADERPPNVIVILADDLGCRDLKLYDGWIETPRIERMAKEGMTFTDFHANSSVCSPTRTAFLTGRYQQRAGIVDVIVGDKEPDQGIPASTPTLAKVFQKNGYATALFGKWHCGFQDQYNPVHHGFDEFVGLLNGAGDFHQHGSWRVGLEKRNVEGYSTDIITDRSVDFIRRQKDKPFFLYVSHQTPHNPYQTRADVPEKRDKDWKQNRVGEENRPRYQEMVKDLDDSVGKILDTLKETGLSENTLVFFWSDNGDVRMSPVAGDLRGSKFSQYEGGHRVPAVAWWPGKIKAGAESDALVLGFDLFPTFTEIAGIGEDAPDNLDGTSAKAHLLEQAEFKDREIFFGYEPKLGTAMRRGDWKLIVKGDDVQLYNLKDDLSETRNVAEEHPDVTKSMRAAIERFKQTVTKGS
- a CDS encoding alpha/beta hydrolase; the protein is MQYLAILAFAVLGLVSCSTLPGNQTALIRSPEVVSLAREEFGYKPLDRIEIAYATDREKPAGGGTSGDYEDQRGLRVWLGFADLEVKNREKSGRIQLNQVRESGVLHASVGAWDLPASKEEMAGEAEFFRHLNRKLDATKKGDLVIYISGFRMPFSDPLLVSGQFSSLAADNVVFMGYSWPTTPTLTSYFRDIETAEYSSRNLRLLLRQLAAKSSARRIHIFAYSAGTRLAARTLQEINLETRSDSAARQRYRLGQVALVSSDMDRQLFGSFLADDITRACERLLVYRSGKDGILGLSGWLFSRGRLGHVPKDEAYPPHRRDYLRKLDKLDVVDVSDAPFAGSYGGHFYFFQSPWVSSDLLLSFVSDLRPGSRGLVRDDQSFAWKFPADYPERLEAIARERKKR